A single window of Modestobacter italicus DNA harbors:
- the rpe gene encoding ribulose-phosphate 3-epimerase, translating to MSREPMIAPSLLSADFARLADEVQRIADADWVHVDVMDAHFVPNLTLGLPVVQAIQRVSPVPLDCHLMIEDPERWAPGYAEAGARNVTVHAEACSDPRAVARDLRAAGALAGLALKPGTPLEAYLDVLPEFDTLLVMTVEPGFGGQSFMPEVLPKVREARRLVQTGHLQLFLEVDGGINADTIGAAAEAGADVFVAGSAVYGAEDPAAAIAGLRALAAR from the coding sequence GTGTCCCGGGAACCCATGATCGCGCCCAGCCTGCTGTCCGCGGACTTCGCCCGGCTCGCCGACGAGGTGCAGCGCATCGCCGACGCCGACTGGGTGCACGTCGACGTCATGGACGCCCACTTCGTGCCCAACCTGACCCTGGGCCTGCCGGTCGTCCAGGCCATCCAGCGGGTCAGCCCGGTGCCGCTGGACTGCCACCTGATGATCGAGGACCCGGAGCGCTGGGCGCCGGGCTACGCCGAGGCCGGCGCCCGCAACGTCACGGTGCACGCCGAGGCGTGCAGCGACCCCCGCGCCGTGGCGCGCGACCTCCGGGCCGCCGGTGCGCTCGCCGGGCTGGCGCTGAAGCCGGGCACCCCGCTGGAGGCCTACCTCGACGTGCTCCCGGAGTTCGACACCCTGCTGGTGATGACCGTCGAGCCCGGCTTCGGCGGCCAGTCCTTCATGCCCGAGGTGCTCCCCAAGGTCCGGGAGGCCCGCCGGCTGGTGCAGACCGGTCACCTGCAGCTGTTCCTCGAGGTCGACGGCGGCATCAACGCCGACACGATCGGTGCGGCCGCCGAGGCCGGTGCCGACGTGTTCGTGGCGGGCTCGGCGGTCTACGGCGCCGAGGACCCGGCCGCGGCGATCGCCGGACTGCGGGCACTGGCCGCCCGGTGA
- the ribD gene encoding bifunctional diaminohydroxyphosphoribosylaminopyrimidine deaminase/5-amino-6-(5-phosphoribosylamino)uracil reductase RibD has product MARARELGLRVLGTTSPNPPVGAVLLDAAGTVVGEGATSPPGGPHAEVQALAQAGERARGGTAVVTLEPCAHTGRTGPCADALVAAGVARVVVAVPEPTRLAGGGAARLRAAGIDVELGAEQAEAELGALAAWLTGVTEHRPHVVWKVASTLDGRVAAADGTSRWITGPEARAEVHRLRAGCDAVLVGSGTALADDPQLTVRDAEGRNVERQPLRVVLDRRGRVPATARVHDDAAPTHVSRAADPAALLAELHDRDVRRVLLEGGPTLAAAFLAAGLVDEAVVHVAPQLLGAGTPLVGDLGISTITSALHLHVTDVTRLGGDVQIRLRSTRHTGGPGPTGGGS; this is encoded by the coding sequence ATGGCACGCGCCCGGGAGCTCGGGCTCCGGGTCCTGGGCACCACGAGCCCCAACCCGCCGGTGGGCGCGGTGCTGCTCGACGCCGCCGGCACGGTCGTGGGGGAGGGCGCCACCTCGCCGCCGGGCGGACCGCACGCCGAGGTGCAGGCGCTGGCGCAGGCCGGCGAGCGCGCCCGCGGTGGCACCGCCGTGGTGACCCTCGAGCCGTGCGCGCACACCGGCCGCACCGGCCCGTGCGCCGACGCGCTGGTGGCCGCCGGGGTCGCCCGGGTCGTCGTCGCCGTCCCCGAGCCGACCCGGCTCGCCGGGGGCGGGGCCGCGCGGCTGCGTGCGGCCGGCATCGACGTCGAGCTCGGCGCCGAGCAGGCCGAGGCGGAGCTCGGCGCGCTCGCCGCCTGGCTGACCGGCGTCACCGAGCACCGGCCGCACGTGGTGTGGAAGGTGGCCAGCACGCTCGACGGCCGGGTCGCCGCCGCCGACGGCACCAGCCGGTGGATCACCGGACCCGAGGCCCGGGCGGAGGTGCACCGGCTGCGGGCCGGCTGCGACGCCGTGCTGGTCGGCTCCGGGACGGCGCTGGCCGACGACCCCCAGCTCACCGTCCGCGACGCCGAGGGCCGCAACGTCGAGCGCCAGCCGCTGCGCGTGGTCCTCGACCGCCGCGGCCGGGTGCCGGCCACCGCCCGCGTGCACGACGACGCCGCCCCGACCCACGTCAGCCGCGCCGCGGACCCGGCTGCCCTGCTCGCCGAGCTCCACGACCGCGACGTCCGCCGGGTGCTGCTCGAGGGCGGCCCCACGCTGGCCGCGGCGTTCCTCGCCGCGGGCCTGGTCGACGAGGCCGTGGTGCACGTCGCACCCCAGCTGCTGGGCGCCGGGACCCCGCTGGTGGGGGACCTGGGAATCAGCACGATCACCTCGGCGCTGCACCTGCACGTCACCGACGTCACCCGCCTGGGCGGGGACGTGCAGATCCGGTTGCGGTCCACCCGGCACACTGGGGGGCCAGGACCGACCGGCGGAGGGAGCTGA
- the ribH gene encoding 6,7-dimethyl-8-ribityllumazine synthase — MSGSGAPTQQPVDAAGLTLGIVATTWHAEITESLLRRAVACAEASGVPEPTVVRVPGAIELPVVAQALAATHDAVVALGVVVRGGTPHFEYVCDSFTAGLTRVALDSGKPVGNGVLTTEGEQQARDRAGMDDSAEDKGWEATAAALQTALVLRDLRTPRQSTGFGVAQA; from the coding sequence ATGAGCGGGTCCGGAGCGCCCACGCAGCAGCCGGTCGACGCGGCCGGCCTGACCCTGGGCATCGTGGCCACCACCTGGCACGCGGAGATCACCGAGTCGCTGCTCCGCCGGGCCGTCGCCTGCGCCGAGGCCTCGGGTGTGCCCGAGCCGACCGTCGTCCGGGTGCCCGGCGCCATCGAGCTGCCGGTCGTGGCCCAGGCGCTGGCCGCCACCCACGACGCCGTGGTCGCCCTCGGTGTCGTGGTGCGCGGCGGGACCCCGCACTTCGAGTACGTCTGCGACTCCTTCACCGCCGGCCTGACCCGCGTCGCGCTGGACTCCGGCAAGCCGGTGGGCAACGGCGTGCTCACCACCGAGGGCGAGCAGCAGGCCCGCGACCGGGCCGGCATGGACGACTCGGCCGAGGACAAGGGCTGGGAGGCCACCGCCGCCGCCCTGCAGACCGCGCTCGTCCTGCGCGACCTGCGCACCCCGCGGCAGAGCACCGGCTTCGGCGTGGCGCAGGCGTGA
- a CDS encoding RsmB/NOP family class I SAM-dependent RNA methyltransferase: protein MRLPGGDPGKLAAVRSGAAAVQDEGSQLAALALVRAPLEGPDAAWLDMCAGPGGKAGLLAAVRPAGVRLTAADRSERRSELVRGALAGEDDVEVLVADGTEPGWPAGSFDRVLLDAPCTGLGALRRRPEVRWRRTADDVAPLVELQRRLLDSALASVRPGGVVAYVTCSPHAAETVGVVSAVADRDDVEVLPVAPLFPEVPGLARGDAAQLWPHRHGTDAMFMALLRRTV, encoded by the coding sequence GTGCGGCTGCCCGGCGGCGACCCCGGCAAGCTCGCCGCCGTCCGGTCCGGGGCGGCCGCGGTGCAGGACGAGGGCAGCCAGCTCGCCGCGCTGGCGCTGGTCCGCGCGCCGCTGGAGGGCCCGGACGCCGCCTGGCTGGACATGTGCGCCGGCCCCGGCGGCAAGGCGGGGCTGCTGGCCGCCGTCCGCCCCGCCGGTGTGCGGCTCACCGCCGCCGACCGCAGCGAGCGCCGCAGCGAGCTCGTGCGCGGCGCGCTGGCCGGGGAGGACGACGTCGAGGTGCTCGTCGCCGACGGCACGGAACCGGGCTGGCCGGCCGGGTCCTTCGACCGGGTGCTGCTCGACGCGCCCTGCACCGGGCTGGGGGCGCTCCGCCGCCGGCCCGAGGTGCGCTGGCGGCGCACCGCGGACGACGTCGCGCCGCTGGTCGAGCTGCAGCGCCGGCTGCTGGACAGCGCGCTGGCCTCGGTGCGGCCCGGGGGAGTGGTGGCGTACGTGACCTGCTCGCCGCACGCGGCCGAGACCGTGGGCGTCGTGTCCGCGGTCGCGGACCGGGACGACGTCGAGGTGCTGCCCGTCGCGCCGCTGTTCCCCGAGGTGCCCGGGCTGGCCCGCGGGGACGCCGCGCAGCTGTGGCCGCACCGGCACGGCACCGACGCGATGTTCATGGCCCTGCTGCGCCGGACGGTCTGA
- a CDS encoding bifunctional 3,4-dihydroxy-2-butanone-4-phosphate synthase/GTP cyclohydrolase II, giving the protein MTEVQSGFPLDSVESAIAAIKSGRPVVVIDDEDRENEGDLIFASELAAPELVAFMVRYTSGYICVAVTEEDADRLDLPPMFRVNQDRRGTAYTVTVDAREGVTTGISASDRAHTIRTLASAESDAADLARPGHIVPLRAKDGGVLRRPGHTEAAVDLAVLAGLRPSGTLCEIVSEKDPIGMARGEELRVFADEHDLVMVSIADLIAYRKRFDKLVERVAEARVPLRAGEFTAVGYRSSYDEREHVAFVYGDLADGEDVLVRVHSECLTGDVFGSLRCDCGPQLDAALAAVAHEGRGVVLYIRGHEGRGIGLLHKLQAYQLQDTGVDTVDANLDLGLPADARDYGTGAQILVDLGVHTMRLLTNNPAKRAGLEGYGLKITGRVSLPTHVTADNVGYLRTKRDRMGHLLEIIEPDGPAAAEGSDVPMRQNEQPV; this is encoded by the coding sequence GTGACCGAGGTGCAGAGCGGGTTCCCGCTGGACTCCGTGGAGAGCGCCATCGCGGCGATCAAGAGCGGCCGCCCCGTCGTCGTCATCGACGACGAGGACCGCGAGAACGAGGGCGACCTGATCTTCGCCTCCGAGCTCGCCGCCCCCGAGCTGGTGGCCTTCATGGTCCGCTACACCTCCGGCTACATCTGCGTCGCGGTCACCGAGGAGGACGCCGACCGGCTGGACCTGCCGCCGATGTTCCGGGTGAACCAGGACCGCCGCGGCACCGCCTACACCGTGACCGTGGACGCCCGCGAGGGCGTGACCACCGGCATCTCCGCCTCGGACCGGGCGCACACCATCCGCACCCTGGCCTCGGCCGAGTCCGACGCCGCCGACCTGGCCCGCCCCGGCCACATCGTGCCGCTGCGCGCCAAGGACGGCGGGGTGCTCCGCCGGCCCGGTCACACCGAGGCCGCCGTCGACCTCGCCGTCCTGGCCGGCCTGCGCCCCTCCGGGACGCTGTGCGAGATCGTCAGCGAGAAGGACCCGATCGGCATGGCGCGCGGCGAGGAGCTCCGCGTCTTCGCCGACGAGCACGACCTGGTGATGGTCTCCATCGCCGACCTGATCGCCTACCGCAAGCGCTTCGACAAGCTGGTCGAGCGGGTCGCCGAGGCGCGGGTGCCGCTGCGCGCGGGGGAGTTCACCGCCGTGGGCTACCGCAGCTCCTACGACGAGCGCGAGCACGTCGCCTTCGTCTACGGCGACCTCGCCGACGGCGAGGACGTCCTGGTCCGGGTGCACTCCGAGTGCCTCACCGGGGACGTCTTCGGCTCGCTGCGCTGCGACTGCGGCCCCCAGCTGGACGCCGCGCTGGCCGCCGTCGCGCACGAGGGCCGCGGCGTCGTGCTGTACATCCGCGGGCACGAGGGCCGGGGGATCGGCCTGCTGCACAAGCTGCAGGCCTACCAGCTGCAGGACACCGGCGTGGACACCGTCGACGCCAACCTCGACCTCGGCCTGCCCGCCGACGCCCGCGACTACGGCACCGGCGCGCAGATCCTGGTCGACCTCGGCGTGCACACCATGCGGCTGCTGACCAACAACCCGGCCAAGCGCGCCGGGCTGGAGGGCTACGGTCTCAAGATCACCGGTCGGGTCTCGCTGCCCACGCACGTGACCGCGGACAACGTCGGTTACCTGCGCACCAAGCGGGACCGGATGGGACACCTGTTGGAGATCATCGAACCGGACGGCCCCGCGGCCGCCGAGGGGAGCGACGTCCCGATGCGCCAGAACGAGCAGCCGGTATGA
- a CDS encoding DUF2877 domain-containing protein — protein MRTYESTGGQTAAGTQSTTTHRTPHSGRAARAGVPTIHLPHTSDRHGSGHARASVPAQASTGVAELLRGPVRSARVLLSVPAAVYLTVQTPAGPDVVGVLTSDAARLPLGCVLFRPSNGRPLVSVPSGAPAQVGGGRLVVGDLTVSAASWWDPRPKLPTAQPALLPEGVRQLRAALYGEGVPHSAFVLPGLPSGPSGPLAALRGAVRRADLDAALRTATRLVGLGPGLTPAGDDVLAGTTAGLVLLGHPAAERFGAGVTALAAGRTTELSRALLRHAAAGRVSGEFAAVLRGLVGDGALAPAIRALLATGSTSGRALGLGLCTAIDLVDRTTRPR, from the coding sequence ATGCGCACCTACGAGAGCACCGGCGGACAGACTGCCGCCGGTACCCAGTCGACCACGACCCACCGCACTCCGCACTCCGGGCGGGCGGCACGGGCGGGCGTACCCACGATCCACCTGCCGCACACCTCGGACAGGCACGGATCCGGGCACGCCCGCGCCTCCGTCCCGGCCCAGGCGAGCACCGGCGTGGCCGAGCTGCTCCGCGGCCCCGTCCGGTCGGCCCGGGTGCTGCTCAGCGTGCCGGCCGCGGTGTACCTCACCGTGCAGACGCCGGCAGGTCCCGACGTCGTCGGCGTGCTGACCTCCGACGCGGCCCGGCTGCCGCTGGGCTGCGTGCTGTTCCGGCCGTCGAACGGGCGTCCGCTGGTGTCGGTGCCCAGCGGTGCCCCCGCGCAGGTGGGCGGTGGCCGGCTCGTCGTCGGCGACCTGACGGTCAGCGCCGCCTCCTGGTGGGACCCCCGGCCCAAGCTGCCCACCGCACAGCCGGCCCTGCTGCCGGAGGGGGTGCGCCAGCTGCGCGCGGCGCTCTACGGCGAGGGCGTGCCGCACAGCGCGTTCGTGCTGCCCGGCCTGCCCAGCGGTCCCAGCGGCCCGCTCGCCGCGCTGCGCGGCGCCGTCCGGCGCGCCGACCTCGACGCCGCGCTGCGCACCGCCACCCGGCTCGTCGGGCTCGGCCCCGGGCTCACCCCGGCCGGCGACGACGTGCTGGCCGGCACCACCGCCGGGCTGGTGCTCCTCGGGCACCCGGCGGCCGAGCGCTTCGGCGCCGGGGTCACCGCGCTGGCCGCGGGCCGGACCACCGAGCTCTCCCGGGCACTGCTGCGGCACGCCGCGGCCGGCCGGGTCAGCGGCGAGTTCGCCGCGGTGCTCCGCGGGCTGGTCGGCGACGGGGCGCTCGCCCCGGCGATCCGGGCGCTGCTGGCGACCGGCTCGACCAGCGGCCGGGCCCTGGGCCTCGGGCTCTGCACCGCGATCGACCTGGTGGACCGCACCACGCGGCCGCGCTGA
- the hisG gene encoding ATP phosphoribosyltransferase, protein MLRVAVPNKGVLSEPAAAMLAESGYRQRRTTSELAVYDPENDTEFFYLRPRDIAVYVAAGTLDVGITGRDMLLETTPTDGEGAVAAEVMTLGFGRSSFRFASPADSPVDEVAKLEGKRIATAYPGLLQRFLDESGIKASVVKLDGAVETACRLGVADAVCDVVETGTTLRAAGLRIIGDPVLASEAVLVRRTGAEEIPQVAQLMRRLKGVLVARQYVMLDYDCPNDLLARATAVTPGLEGPTVSPLQTEGWSAVRAMIRSTDTNRVMDELWELGARAILVTSIAASRI, encoded by the coding sequence GTGCTGCGCGTCGCCGTGCCCAACAAGGGCGTCCTGAGCGAACCCGCGGCGGCGATGCTCGCCGAGAGCGGGTACCGGCAGCGCCGCACCACCAGCGAGCTGGCGGTCTACGACCCGGAGAACGACACCGAGTTCTTCTACCTCCGGCCGCGGGACATCGCCGTCTACGTCGCCGCCGGGACCCTGGACGTCGGGATCACCGGGCGCGACATGCTGCTGGAGACCACCCCGACGGACGGCGAGGGTGCCGTCGCCGCCGAGGTCATGACGCTGGGCTTCGGCCGCTCGTCCTTCCGCTTCGCCAGCCCCGCCGACTCCCCGGTCGACGAGGTGGCCAAGCTGGAGGGAAAGCGGATCGCCACCGCCTACCCCGGGCTGCTGCAGCGGTTCCTGGACGAGTCGGGCATCAAAGCCTCGGTCGTCAAGCTGGACGGCGCGGTCGAGACCGCCTGCCGGCTCGGGGTCGCCGACGCGGTGTGCGACGTCGTCGAGACCGGGACGACGCTGCGCGCGGCCGGCCTGCGGATCATCGGCGACCCGGTGCTGGCCAGCGAGGCGGTGCTCGTCCGCCGGACCGGCGCCGAGGAGATCCCGCAGGTCGCCCAGCTGATGCGCCGGCTCAAGGGCGTATTGGTGGCCCGGCAGTACGTGATGCTCGACTACGACTGCCCCAACGACCTGCTGGCCCGGGCGACCGCGGTCACCCCGGGCCTGGAGGGCCCGACGGTCAGCCCGCTGCAGACCGAGGGCTGGTCGGCGGTGCGGGCGATGATCCGCAGCACCGACACCAACCGGGTGATGGACGAGCTGTGGGAGCTCGGCGCGCGCGCGATCCTCGTCACCAGCATCGCCGCCTCCCGCATCTGA
- a CDS encoding riboflavin synthase, with product MFTGIVEELGTLVVREDGADSAVLRIRARRALEGVALGDSIAVNGVCLTVTGVQPDDDGSAVWSTDVMAETLRRSSLRDVAAGDPVNLERAVTPQTRLGGHIVQGHVDGVGTVVSRTPGDDWEVVRVAVPADLARYVVEKGSITVDGVSLTVSALADEPEPWFEVSLIPTTLRETTLGERAPGDTVNLEVDVIAKYVERLLGARR from the coding sequence GTGTTCACCGGCATCGTGGAAGAGCTCGGCACCCTGGTCGTGCGCGAGGACGGCGCGGACAGCGCGGTGCTGCGCATCCGGGCGCGCAGGGCGCTGGAGGGGGTCGCGCTGGGCGACTCGATCGCGGTCAACGGCGTCTGCCTGACCGTCACCGGCGTCCAGCCCGACGACGACGGCAGCGCCGTGTGGAGCACCGACGTGATGGCCGAGACCCTGCGCCGCAGCAGCCTGCGCGACGTCGCGGCCGGCGACCCGGTGAACCTCGAGCGCGCCGTCACCCCGCAGACACGGCTCGGCGGCCACATCGTCCAGGGCCACGTCGACGGCGTGGGCACCGTGGTGTCCCGCACGCCCGGCGACGACTGGGAGGTCGTGCGGGTCGCCGTCCCGGCCGACCTGGCCCGCTACGTCGTCGAGAAGGGCTCGATCACCGTCGACGGCGTGTCGCTGACGGTGAGCGCGCTGGCCGACGAGCCGGAGCCCTGGTTCGAGGTCAGCCTCATCCCGACCACCCTGCGTGAGACCACCCTGGGCGAGCGCGCTCCCGGTGACACCGTCAACCTGGAGGTGGACGTGATCGCGAAGTACGTCGAGCGACTGTTGGGAGCACGCCGGTGA
- the fmt gene encoding methionyl-tRNA formyltransferase gives MRLLFAGTPAPAVVALDALLGSDHEVVAVLTRPDAPSGRGRRTSRSRVAERADVAGIPVLQPRSPREPEFLTTLGELAVDCAPVVAYGALVPPAALDLPRHGWVNLHFSLLPAWRGAAPVQHAVMAGDEVTGAATFQLEAGLDTGPVFGVVTEPIGPRDTAGDLLDRLAVSGAGLLVATLDGIADGSLRAEPQPAEGVSLAPRIETADARVDWTLPAHVVDRRVRGVTPAPGAWTTWRGNRLRLAPVEPLSSSLSLEPGELSVGVTGVLVGTGRGAVRLTEVQPAGKRMLPAADWARGARPEPGERLGEQVGA, from the coding sequence CTGAGGCTCCTGTTCGCCGGCACCCCCGCCCCGGCCGTGGTGGCGCTGGACGCGCTGCTCGGCTCGGACCACGAGGTGGTCGCCGTCCTCACCCGGCCGGACGCCCCGTCCGGTCGTGGCCGGCGGACCAGCCGCTCGAGGGTGGCCGAGCGTGCCGACGTCGCCGGCATCCCCGTGCTCCAGCCGCGGAGCCCCCGCGAGCCGGAGTTCCTGACGACCCTGGGCGAGCTCGCCGTCGACTGCGCCCCGGTGGTGGCCTACGGCGCGCTGGTCCCGCCGGCGGCACTGGACCTGCCCCGGCACGGCTGGGTCAACCTGCACTTCTCGCTGCTGCCGGCCTGGCGCGGTGCCGCCCCGGTGCAGCACGCGGTCATGGCCGGTGACGAGGTCACCGGTGCGGCGACGTTCCAGCTGGAGGCGGGCCTGGACACCGGCCCGGTCTTCGGCGTCGTCACCGAGCCGATCGGCCCCCGCGACACCGCCGGTGACCTGCTCGACCGGCTGGCGGTCAGCGGTGCCGGGCTGCTGGTCGCCACCCTCGACGGCATCGCCGACGGCTCGCTGCGCGCCGAGCCGCAGCCGGCCGAGGGGGTCAGCCTCGCGCCGCGGATCGAGACGGCGGACGCGCGGGTCGACTGGACCCTGCCGGCCCACGTCGTCGACCGCCGGGTCCGCGGGGTCACCCCGGCCCCCGGCGCCTGGACCACCTGGCGCGGCAACCGGCTGCGGCTCGCGCCGGTCGAGCCGCTGTCCTCCTCGCTGTCGCTCGAGCCGGGGGAGCTGTCGGTCGGCGTGACCGGTGTGCTCGTCGGCACCGGGCGGGGTGCGGTGCGGCTCACCGAGGTGCAGCCGGCCGGCAAGCGGATGCTGCCGGCAGCCGACTGGGCGCGCGGTGCCCGGCCGGAGCCCGGCGAGCGGCTGGGCGAGCAGGTGGGCGCATGA
- a CDS encoding VOC family protein yields MAVDRLLAVVPVSDLDAAVPWYERLFGRAPDNRPMPTLAEWRVTGNGWVQVHVDADRAGRSLLNLAVDDLPTHLAELRARDLVADDPQTVTKGVQLASVTDPDGNVVTLIGDFRVEY; encoded by the coding sequence ATGGCCGTCGACCGCCTGCTCGCCGTCGTCCCGGTGTCGGACCTGGACGCCGCCGTCCCCTGGTACGAGCGGCTGTTCGGGCGGGCACCGGACAACCGGCCGATGCCGACGCTCGCCGAGTGGCGGGTCACCGGCAACGGCTGGGTCCAGGTGCACGTGGACGCCGACCGGGCCGGCCGGTCCCTGCTCAACCTGGCCGTCGACGACCTGCCCACGCACCTGGCGGAGCTGCGCGCCCGGGACCTGGTGGCCGACGACCCGCAGACGGTGACCAAGGGCGTCCAGCTGGCCTCGGTCACCGACCCCGACGGCAACGTGGTCACCCTGATCGGCGACTTCCGGGTCGAGTACTGA
- a CDS encoding SSI family serine proteinase inhibitor: MGAVVLGVLLAGCGSGSESASPSSSSPAPSSAAPVTGELVVVLDRGEGGEPERYTLSCGDPVSGDLPDPAAVCAHLQGLTDPFAPLPGDQVCSQQYGGPETAQVTGRWAGADVDLALARTNGCQLAQWSSLGPLLPAPGG, from the coding sequence ATGGGAGCCGTGGTGCTGGGCGTGCTGCTCGCCGGCTGCGGTAGCGGCTCCGAGAGCGCGTCGCCGTCGTCCTCGTCGCCGGCTCCCTCGTCCGCGGCACCGGTCACCGGGGAGCTGGTCGTCGTCCTGGACCGCGGCGAGGGCGGGGAGCCCGAGCGCTACACGCTGAGCTGCGGCGACCCGGTCAGCGGCGACCTGCCGGACCCCGCGGCGGTGTGCGCCCACCTGCAGGGGCTCACCGACCCCTTCGCGCCCCTACCGGGTGACCAGGTGTGCAGCCAGCAGTACGGCGGGCCGGAGACCGCGCAGGTCACCGGCCGGTGGGCCGGTGCCGACGTGGACCTCGCCCTCGCCCGCACCAACGGCTGCCAGCTCGCCCAGTGGAGCTCGCTGGGTCCGCTGCTGCCCGCCCCGGGCGGCTGA
- a CDS encoding phosphoribosyl-ATP diphosphatase — MKSFDELFAELSGKVAAGDPGSGTVTAVRDGVHAAGKKVVEEAAESWMAAEFEDAGRTAEEISQLLYRVQVLMLTRGLSLDDVYAHL, encoded by the coding sequence GTGAAGTCCTTCGACGAGCTCTTCGCCGAGCTGAGCGGGAAGGTCGCGGCCGGCGACCCTGGATCGGGCACCGTCACCGCCGTCCGGGACGGCGTGCACGCGGCCGGCAAGAAGGTCGTCGAGGAGGCCGCCGAGTCCTGGATGGCCGCCGAGTTCGAGGACGCCGGCCGGACGGCGGAGGAGATCAGCCAGCTCCTCTACCGGGTGCAGGTGCTCATGCTCACGCGTGGGCTCTCCCTCGACGACGTCTACGCTCACCTCTGA